One segment of Syntrophorhabdaceae bacterium DNA contains the following:
- a CDS encoding polysaccharide biosynthesis tyrosine autokinase, which produces MAEKKKGFFEDVFHKVKRGAQGPKPVGYPTQEALSSDFTRAEKQQAGFVSPNYTTSKTVKLDMRTLADNRCVAIFPYAKETEVYKVLRTQILRYTKEKGGNTFMITSAQPGEGKTLTAINLAFTFAKLFEQTVLLVDGDLRQQSIHKQLGFESDKGLGDYLVDNRPVSEIITWPSVDKLTLISGGRLIHESTELLGSTRMADLVREMKDRYPDRYVFIDVPPILSSADALAFVPLVDYIIMVVRAGVTSVNDVKKATELISQDKVIGFVLNRYNSPAPANPPGD; this is translated from the coding sequence GTGGCTGAAAAAAAGAAGGGTTTTTTTGAGGACGTCTTTCACAAAGTGAAAAGGGGGGCACAGGGGCCCAAGCCGGTCGGGTATCCTACACAGGAGGCCCTGTCCTCTGATTTCACCCGCGCAGAAAAGCAGCAGGCGGGCTTCGTATCGCCGAACTACACCACGTCGAAAACGGTCAAGCTCGACATGAGGACGCTGGCGGATAACCGTTGTGTCGCAATCTTTCCCTATGCCAAAGAGACGGAAGTTTACAAAGTGCTGCGTACCCAAATACTCAGGTATACCAAGGAAAAGGGCGGAAATACATTTATGATTACGAGCGCACAGCCTGGCGAAGGCAAGACCTTGACCGCAATCAATCTTGCCTTTACTTTCGCGAAGCTTTTCGAGCAGACGGTGCTTTTAGTGGACGGCGATTTGAGACAGCAGAGCATTCATAAGCAACTCGGGTTTGAAAGCGACAAAGGACTCGGCGATTACCTTGTGGACAATAGACCGGTCTCGGAGATTATCACCTGGCCCAGTGTGGACAAGCTTACCCTTATTTCAGGAGGCAGACTGATTCATGAAAGCACCGAGCTTTTGGGCTCTACGAGAATGGCAGACCTTGTCCGTGAGATGAAGGACCGTTATCCTGACCGATATGTATTTATCGATGTGCCGCCCATTCTCTCAAGTGCCGACGCGCTCGCCTTTGTGCCTCTCGTTGATTATATCATCATGGTGGTCCGTGCCGGCGTCACGTCAGTGAACGATGTCAAGAAAGCCACAGAGCTTATTTCTCAGGACAAGGTAATCGGCTTTGTACTGAACCGGTATAATTCGCCGGCGCCAGCCAATCCGCCGGGCGACTAA
- a CDS encoding xanthine dehydrogenase family protein subunit M yields the protein MMPSFAYIRARSVDEAIKHLSASNARIHAGGTDLLGCVRDRIFPVERVVAIRGIKGLSGIAETPDGVSIGSLTTIAEIAASPVVARLFSGLAVAAGEVASPQLRNQGTLGGNLCQKPRCWYYRGEFNCVRKGGDTCFAMMGENKFHCVLGGENCYMVHPSDVAPMLIALNASVVVKGPDGTRRIAVEDFYVSPAKDPTRETVLKPQEVVTEIAIPKALPRHYSFYRKIRARGSWDFALAGVALAIQFDGHRVVKAHVALSGAAPVPWRSKEVEEVITGRSLDRATIAKAQSVVMAQASPMEQNEYKVDLFKAALEEELRRALERVT from the coding sequence ATGATGCCTTCTTTCGCGTACATTCGAGCCCGGTCGGTGGACGAGGCCATAAAGCACCTTTCCGCGAGCAACGCGAGGATTCATGCAGGCGGCACAGACCTTCTGGGTTGTGTGCGTGACCGAATCTTTCCAGTGGAGCGGGTCGTCGCGATCCGGGGAATCAAAGGGCTTTCCGGAATCGCTGAGACGCCGGATGGGGTATCCATTGGCAGTCTCACGACAATTGCCGAGATTGCTGCAAGTCCGGTCGTTGCCCGTCTTTTTTCCGGTCTCGCTGTAGCGGCCGGTGAGGTGGCAAGCCCGCAGCTCAGGAATCAGGGCACGCTCGGCGGAAATCTCTGTCAGAAACCGCGCTGCTGGTACTACCGGGGTGAGTTCAACTGCGTGAGAAAAGGCGGCGATACGTGTTTTGCGATGATGGGGGAGAACAAATTTCATTGCGTCCTGGGCGGCGAGAACTGTTACATGGTCCACCCTTCGGATGTGGCCCCTATGCTCATTGCCCTCAATGCATCGGTTGTGGTCAAGGGACCGGATGGTACACGACGGATCGCTGTAGAGGACTTCTACGTAAGCCCTGCCAAGGACCCGACGCGGGAGACGGTGCTCAAACCCCAGGAGGTCGTGACTGAGATCGCGATCCCTAAGGCCCTGCCGCGACATTACAGTTTCTATCGCAAAATCAGGGCGCGCGGTTCCTGGGATTTTGCCCTCGCGGGGGTGGCGCTCGCTATCCAGTTTGATGGGCACCGGGTCGTGAAGGCGCACGTGGCGCTCTCCGGCGCCGCCCCTGTGCCGTGGCGTTCCAAAGAGGTAGAGGAAGTGATAACGGGGAGGAGCCTCGACCGCGCCACCATCGCCAAAGCCCAATCTGTAGTCATGGCACAGGCGAGCCCGATGGAGCAAAACGAGTACAAGGTAGACCTGTTCAAGGCTGCGCTGGAAGAAGAACTTCGGCGTGCTTTAGAGAGGGTGACGTGA
- a CDS encoding molybdopterin cofactor-binding domain-containing protein: protein EVNTETGEAKILRFVSANDSGRVMDRLTYDNQVIGGITMGIGLAMTEERILDKNQTGKLVNRNWHDYKLPTSMDVPAEVMSVPIDVPDDKANSTGSKGLGEPVTIPTAPAIANAIYHATGVRFTDTPMSPPRLIAGLKKAKGVRS from the coding sequence TGGAAGTGAACACGGAAACGGGCGAGGCGAAAATCCTCCGCTTCGTATCCGCCAACGACAGCGGCCGCGTGATGGACAGGCTGACCTACGACAATCAGGTGATCGGCGGGATCACCATGGGCATCGGTCTCGCCATGACCGAAGAACGGATCTTAGACAAGAACCAGACGGGAAAACTCGTTAATCGGAACTGGCACGACTACAAACTCCCTACGTCTATGGATGTACCCGCAGAGGTTATGAGTGTGCCGATTGATGTGCCCGACGACAAAGCCAACAGCACGGGCAGCAAGGGCCTGGGAGAACCCGTGACCATTCCCACGGCCCCGGCAATTGCCAATGCGATTTATCATGCGACGGGCGTGAGGTTCACCGATACGCCCATGTCGCCGCCGAGATTGATTGCAGGCTTGAAAAAGGCAAAGGGGGTGCGCTCATGA